ATTATATCCTAGCTAAGCTCAAAGGATGCCATTGGTTTAGTACTCTAGATGCTAAGTCAGGATACTGGCAAATTAGATTAGAAGAATCGACAAAGGAGCTAACAGCTTTTACTTGTCCACCTCAGAAGCAGTATGAATTCAACGTTTTGCCTTTTGGCCTAAAGCAAGCACCTTCGATTTATCAAAGGTTTATGGATGAAAATCTTTCAGGTTTGGATTCTTTCTGTTTAGCCTATATTGATGATATTATCATATTTTCTAAAGGAACTTTAGAAAATCATAAGAAGCATTTGAAAGCAGTCTTGAAACGATGTTTTGAAAAAGGAATCAtcatttcaaaaaagaaagcaatCCTTTGTAAGAAAGAAATAGATTTTCTTAGTCTTACGATTAAGCAAAATGGAGATTTCTGTCTCCAGCCTcacattttagaaaaattgaatttattcCCTGATAAAATGGAGGATAGAAAGCAGTTACAGCGTTTTCTTGGAAgcttaaattatatttctgaTCAAGGATGGTTGAAAGATCTTTCAAAAGCAAGAAAGAGTTTACAAGAAAAGCATTCTGAAAAGAAGCCCTGGATTTGGACTAAAGAAGATTCAAACAATATTAGATatttgaaaaggatttgtgaAAATCTCCCATCTCTTTATAATCCATCTGAAGAAGATTTGATTATCATTTCTACAGATGCAAGTGGAGACACTTGGTCTGGAACAATGACTGCGGTCATTGGCAAAGCAagcaaaattgacggaaaagaATTCCTATCTCTCATGAGACAAGGTCCCTCTTCGGAGGAAGAACTATATattcgaccttcgggtcacccttcttcggaagagaaATTCCTTTGGTTAGACAAAGGTCCGCGTGTACAACGCGAAGATAGCATTCCGTATAAGCAGTCTAGCGGTCGTGGGATAGAGACCCGGTCTACTCGTACACTTCCCATTCCAGCTTCGGCTGAGGGCCCCAAAAGAAGCCTTTCCTTCGGGATAAACGATCTAAGCAAGCATGTGGCTTCGGCCCCTGATTATTCTTTTACAGCAGTTTCTATTTTACTGGAAAAACTATGCAAGTATGTTTGTGGGTCGTTCACTAAAGCTGAACAGAATTATACTACTCATGAACGCGAATTACTTGCAGTCATCAAAACCTTGAAGAAATGGCGTGTAGAGTTACTTCCTAGAAGATTTGTTTTAAGAACTGACAGCAGCTATGTTACTCGTTTTAGGCATCTCAAGAACTTCAAGCAGGGTTACAGTCAAGGAAGGCTTGTGCGTTGGCAATTAGAGCTCGAGCCCTACGATTTCAAAGAGGAGCACATAAAAGGAAGCGACAACTTTCTGCCAGACACCTTGACGCGAGAATGGAAGCCATCAAGCAGATCGACAGCATAATAGAAGCTACTCTCAAGGAGACTGAGGCCTTGATGAAGAAGGTAGAAGGTCTCAAGGAAGCTAAGGAGACTCTTTTGAAGACTCTTGGTTTATGCAAGATAGAAGATGTTCTCGACAAGGAGAAGGACAAAGCAACCCTTCGCCAGCTTGCGGAGGAAAAGAAGCAAGCAGAGGTCGAAAAGAAGCAAGCAGAAGTCGAGAAATATTTTGAAGCAGCTCCAAGGCCTAAACTCAATTGGGCTAAGGaggttgaagaagaagaagcaagaCAGTCATCCACCAAGCAAGAATCTCCGGTCAATCAGGAGATAATTCCTCCAATCGTCCAGGAGATTGTTCGATCAAGCAGTCAGTCCAAGAAGTACTATGTCATCTTCAATGGACCTATGCCTGGAATCTACGATGAATGGCACAAGGTGTCTATTCATGTAAATGGAGTCAGTGGAATCACACACCAGAGCTTCAAAACTCTGGATGAAGCGAAGGATGCTTTGAAAAAGAGCGATGAGTCTTTCACCGCTAAGCTATTGGCGCCCCCGCCAGCACAAAGCATTAACCGCCTAAGAAGTCTTGGCAGATTCCCTGGTGCTCCCAGCACTAGCTCTGCCATCCCCACTATTGCAAGCATTCCAACAAGAGCAGCTTTCGAAGTTGCACAAAAGATCACCATCGACAAGTTCCGTGAGAGATTCACATCTCTTGTGGAGTACAAGGAGTCTTACAAGCAATTGGGTTTCTATCCGGTCTGGAGAAATGCCTATGGCCCCAAGGTCATCATTCTTCCAGAAGCATCAGCAGAAACCACCTTTGAGTTCTTTGCAAGCGGGTTGGTTGACACCATTTACTGTCAATCCAGCTCAGTCAACAGTCAATTCAGGCTGTTTCCAAGCAGGGTTTTACAGACTTTCAAGACTTTCTCAGTTAGAGTCGTCAAAGACAATCCTATGTTCGTCAAGTGTTACAGCACTTATCCTGCCTTTCTTTTGGAGGGGGAGGATGAGTCAATTTTGAAGCATTCACACTGCTTAGCAAGCATTGGGAGGAGCAACATGAACTTCCCACCAATTGATCAAGTACCTTTGGAGGCTTTAGATGAGGAGCAGCGCCACTCGTTCTATGTTACTAATTATGTAGGACTTTGCAGGCGTCTCCAGAATTTGAAGCTTCAGACTAAGGTCAACTACAAGTCGGCCACGACTCTCATCGTGTCCAGTCCTTCGAAGCCAAACTACAAGATGTCGCCCCAACATGAAAAGGCGATTATAGAGTTCGAGAGGCCCATCATAGACCTCGATGCATGCAAGCCTAGAGTTCAACAAGAGGTTTGTAGCATGATCAATGGAAGCAACGGCGACTGGGTCGGCAATCACAAATGTAATCTTTGCAGCCCAAAGCCCGCCGAATTAGAAGAAGCTAAGGAGTCCAGCCCACATGAAACGGGCTCTGAAGCATCTTTGGAACTTATTGAAGAGTGACGTCCTTCCTGACGTCACATGTGAAGACAAGCAAGAAGGCGTCAGCCATGACGCCTACAAAGGAATCTTACAGCTCTCCACAGCTGTAATGTGTCGGCCACTTGGCCTGACGCGTCTGTCCTTTTTCTTTATGGCTCTGACACTCTGTTAGCTGTCATCCATTACTTTTTGCTAGTGCGCCTTTTGTCGGCcacttgcttttctttttgtagaTCTGAATCTCGACCGTTGCCTAACAATGGTTGAGATGCGTCCTCTACTCCTATATAAGGAGCTCGTCCCCGTCGGTCATAAGGGACTTAGTACAGAAACACATAGCTTAAGCTTGGACGCTCGACCTTAGTACCGCCACCGCCGCAGCCGAGGAGGGCACAGGCAAGGCATAGGTAAGGAGTTTTCCTTGTCGGTAGCTCTTGGAGGCGAGAGTATGTTGTCTATGTCTATGTTCCCGACTAGGCGTCGTTAATCCCTTCTATCcttttattcatatattcaataaaagTTTGAGGAATTATTCAGTAATCTCTTGATCTCATTATTATTCTTGTGTATGATCTGATTCAAGCTTGCAAGCTTTAAGTCTGAAGACCCAGTTCGTTCATCCTTCAAGTAAAAATCAAGGTTAGTCCTCATGGAAGATCTATATTCTGTTGTGTCTTTGCGTGATGATAGAGGCGAATATAGTACTGATATTTTGATTGAAGATGCTAAGATTTCTGAAGTCGAAAGAAATGGAGTCATTACTTTAAAAGATGGTTATGGAATCAAGCAGAAAAACCGAGGGGGGGGGAGGTTTGATGAGATTGATTAATAGAGATAGAAAGAACATCTTGTATGTTGGAAAAACCATAGAAGAATTCCCTATTAAGCTAAGAGAAGCGAAAGGTGATAGATGCCTTACTCTTGTAAACTCAGAACAAGTCAATGAAAGAatcaagaaaatgaaggaGTCTGATAGATCTAAGATAGGATGGATTCACATTAGCACTATCCAGATTTTGATTAAGTCTACCTTTAGAAGAGGTATCCATTGCCCAATTCAAATTGTAGTAATTGATAATAGAATGACCAAGAATTCAGAGAAAGTTATTGGAGTCATAACTGGAGATCTAGGTTACTCTGTAGTCAAATTCAATGTAACCTGTAATTTTGCAATCCCATTAGCATCCAGCAAATTTGATAATTCACTTGGCTTATTATTCGagttagaaagaaaggacATAATGGAAGATGCAGACATCCCTTTTAGTATTACATATGCAACCTCGTATGGCCTTAGTAATAGTCATCATAGCATAGAGTTTATAAATCAGGATAAGATCATGATAGAAGATCTGTTTGCTAGAACAAGCACTAGAATGGAGCCAATAAACAGGATGCCCTTACCATGCCTAGAAGAGTCATCTAGTCATAGATTGATTAAAGCAGCAGAAAGAATTGAGAGGATTACACCTCCTGTTACAGTCGATAGAATCATTGAGAATAGAGCGAGTTCTTCAGAAGAACCAGCTAAAGCACCTAGTGTCATTATTCTGCCCCATAAAGAAGAATTGAATGAAATCAAAGAGCAGGTCAAAGAATTAAGCATTCTCACTAAGGATTTATCTAGAAGAATCTAAGACTAAGGTTCAATGGATTCTGCAGGTTCAAGTAGTAATAGGAAGAGAGCAAGGGATGAAAATGAATTCAGAATTGATGGAATCAGCCAATGGAAGAGTTATTCCCTTTTAGTCAATGATATACCAGCAAGCAGGAAATTTGAATTGATAGAAGAGATCTTTAAGCCTATAATTCATTTAAGAGGACTTCCTGATAGAGAAAAGGTCTATATTTGCAAAGCAGTAATAGATAGAGAAAAGCAAGGGATAAAATGTGGAGAAATTTGTGATGATTGCAAGCCGTACATTTTATGGAATAATGCTGATGGATATCTGTTATTATGATATTGATTCTGAGTGTCTTGTTTGCGCTCTCTTTGATTAACATTATCCCTCTGCAGGTGattttgttatgtattctTGTTTGGATATATATCATTAGAATCTTATCTGATTGATCTGTCTTTGTATAATCCGCGTGTGAAAAAATTTGGTATCAAAGACttgtttaagaaaaattaGCAGTAATCATGCTAGGATCTGGCAATATGGAAAAGATATTAAAAGAAGTAGGCTATCAAAGGAGTCTAGGAGAAACATTCAGAACGAATCCATTCTTAGATGAAAATAGTATATTCGGTTTAGCTTTTCCCAGCGAAACCTATTCTGATGGATTAGTTGCGAAGGAATGTCCTCACGGACATAAATTCCCTCATTTGAATCATACTTTCCATCCCCAGTTGAACGTTATAGTCGACCTTTTGATAGACCTCAATAAGAAGATTGCCGATAAGCATGATGAAGAACTTAGCAAGCTAAAAGAAGAATTAAAAGAAGTTATTAGTCGTTTACTAGTAATATAGAAAGAGAATTTGTTGGAAGAGTACCAACCGGTGTTGGTGCATTAGAAAAACAGCAGGAATTGAAGCATAAATTAGCTAAATTAGAGATCTGTGATATGTGCTATTTTTCAGCATTTTATTGCAATTATAAGGAGTATTATTATCAACtgattgaagaaaatgatttCGTCGCTTATAAGAATCTGTTTATTGATAAATTGCCTTACCCTGTGTCTACTGTGGTTAGAGAGCTTTTTGATAAAGCAGTCAATGATGGAGTCGTTTTTAATACTATTGGAGGAATTGCCTCGGTAGTAAAGAAGCATATGGAAGAAGTTTGCATGAGAAAACAACAAGAAAAACTTTTGAAGAAGTCTAGAATTTGTTGTGGTCCTGAGACAGCTCTAGACATACCTCGCCAATATGGCTGTAGTAAGCCTGTGTCTAGAAGAAAGTCTGATAGCAAGCCCTATAGCAAGAAGAAATATCGCCTTAAGCGATATGAAGGAAAACGACCACCTTGGAAGAGTAAGTCTAAATTCAAACCATGGAGTCAGCGAAAATTTTTTCGCAAGGGGGGAAGGTTTAGAGATAATAAGCAGTCAAAATGGAATAGAGACAAAAAGAAGTATTGCCCTGAAGGGAAAAAGACTTGTAGATGTTGGATCTGTCAGGAAGAAGGTCACTATGCTAATGAATGTAGTCAGAGAAAAGATAGAAGCAATAATAGAGCTCAGATGTTCTTAGGATTAATGTCTAAGCAATATGAACCTATAGAGGATTCTGATTATTCTAGTGACGAGTCTTACTATGAGCTAGTTTCAGAAGATTCAGAGTATTCTAGTGATGCCTAGGGAAAACCCTAACGCCACTTTCATTAGAGTCACCATCTTTGATAAAGAGATCATGGCATATATTGATACAGGAGCTAGTGTGTGTTTCGGCAAACCTAGTATTCTACCAAGCAAGTTTTGGAAGCAAATGGAGAAACCTTTAGAAATAGCAATTGCTGATAAATCAGTTCTTAGAATCCATCATAGAGCAGAATTCATGACTTTAGTCATACAAGGAATCAGGTTCCCTATACCAAGCATTTATAAGCATGATTCAGGAATGGATCTCATCATAGGAAACAACTTTCTTAGACTCTATGAACCCTTTGTTCAGCGAAAGCGCTTCGTAGAACTAACCTGTCCAGAACTAGAAAGTCAGAAGAAGCAGGTTGTCCAGATTCCAATAGAACATAGCAGCAAGGTTAAGCAGCTTAGGCTCTTAGCATATATATCCAAAACTATGCAGGAATTAGAAGAGGATTTAGATTCAGCCGAAATAGAGAAATACTTAGATCTCATCACTAGTGATAATCCTTTAGATCAAgccaaaaatagaaataaaatgctcgTAGAAATCAAGCTTAAGGATCCCCTTAAGGAAGTCAAGGTTCCTAACAATATTCCTTATACCATCAAAGACGTAGAAGAGTTCAAGAAAGAATGCAAAACTCTCTTAGAATTAGGAGTCATTAGAGCCAGCAAGAGTAGGCATTCTGCTCCAGCATTCTATGTAGAAAACCATAACGAGTTGAAAAGAGGAAAACGTAGAATGGtcataaattataagaagatGAATGAAGCCACCTTCGGTGATGCTTATAATCTGCCTAGAAAGGATTATATCCTAGCTAAGCTCAAAGGATGCCATTGGTTTAGTACTCTAGATGCTAAGTCAGGATACTGGCAAATTAGATTAGAAGAATCGACAAAGGAGCTAACAGCTTTTACTTGTCCACCACAGAAGCAGTATGAATTCAACGTTTTGCCTTTTGGCCTAAAGCAAGCACCTTCGATTTATCAAAGGTTTATGGATGAAAATCTTTCAGGTTTGGATTCTTTCTGTTTAGCCTATATTGATGATATTATCATATTTTCTAAAGGAACTTTAGAAAATCATAAGAAGCATTTGAAAGCAGTCTTGAAACGATGTTTTGAAAAAGGAATCAtcatttcaaaaaagaaagcaatCCTTTGTAAGAAAGAAATAGATTTTCTTGGTCTTACGATTAAGCAAAATGGAGATTTCTGTCTCCAGCCTcacattttagaaaaattgaatttattcCCTGATAAAATGGAGGATAGAAAGCAGTTACAGCGTTTTCTTGGAAgcttaaattatatttctgaTCAAGGATGGTTGAAAGATctttcaaaagaaagaaagagtttACAAGAAAAGTTTTCTGAAAAGAAGCCCTGGATTTGGACTGAAGAAGATTCAAACAATATTAGATatttgaaaaggatttgtgaAAATCTCCCATCTCTTTATAATCCATCTGAAGAAGATTTGATTATCATTTCTACAGATGCAAGTGGAGACACTTGGTCTGGAACAATGACTGCGGTCATTGGCAAAGCAAGCGAAATTGACGGAAAAGAATTCCTATCTCTCATGAGACAAGGTCCCTCTTCGGAGGAAGAACTATATattcgaccttcgggtcacccttcttcggaagagaaATTCCTTTGGTTAGACAAAGGTCCGCGTGTACAACGCGAAGATAGCATTCCGTATAAGCAGTCTAGCGGTCGTGGGATAGAGACCCGGTCTACTCGTAGACTTCCCATTCCAGCTTCGGCTGAGGGCCCCAAAGAAAGCCTTTCCTTCGGGATAAACGATCTAAGCAAGCATGCGGCTTCGGCCCCTGATTATTCTTTTACAGCAGTTTCTATTTTACAGGAAAAACTATGCAAGTATGTTTGTGGGTCGTTCACTAAAGCTGAACAGAATTATACTACTCATGAACGCGAATTACTTGCAGTCATCAAAACCTTGAAGAAATGGCGTGTAGAGTTACTTCCTAGAAGATTTGTTTTAAGAACTGACAGCAGCTATGTCACTTGTTTTAGGCATCTCAAGAACTTCAAGCAGGGTTACAGTCAAGGAAGGCTTGTGCGTCGGCAATTAGAGCTCGAGCCCTACGATTTCAAAGAGGAGCACATAAAAGGAAGCAACAACTTTCTGCCAGACACCTTGACGCGAGAATGGAAGCCATCAAGCAGATCGACAGCGCAATAGAAGCTACTCTCAAGGAGACTGAGGCCTTGATGAAGAAGGTAGAAGGTCTCAAGGAAGCTAAGGAAACTCTTTTGAAGACTCTTGGTTTATGCAAGATAGAAGATGTTCTCGACAAAGAGAAGGACAAAGCAACCCTTCGCCAGCTTGCGGAGGAAAAGAAGCAAGCAGAGGTCGAAAAGAAGCAAGCAGAAGTCGAGAAATATTTTGAAGCAGCTCCAAGGCCTAAACTCAATTGGGCTAAGGaggttgaagaagaagaagcaagaCAGTCATCCACCAAGCAAGAATCTCCGGTCAATCAGGAGATAATTCCTCCAATCGTCCAGGAGATTGTTCGATCAAGCAGTCAGTCCAAGAAGTACTATGTCATCTTCAATAGACCTATGCGTGGAATCTACGATGAATGGCACAAGGTGTCTATTCATGTAAATGGAGTCAGTGGAATCACACACCAGAGCTTCAAAACTCTGGATGAAGCGAAAGATGCTTTGAAAAAGAGCGATGAGTCTTTCACCGCTAAGCTATTGGCGCCCCCGCCAGCACAAAGCATTAACCGCCTAAGAAGTCTTGGCAGATTCCCTGGTGCTCCCAGCACTAGCTCTGCCATCCCCACTATTGCAAGCATTCCAACAAGAGCAGCTTTCGAAGTTGCACAAAAGATCACCATCGACAAGTTCCGTGAGAGATTCACATCTCTTGTGGAATACAAGGAGTCTTACAAGCAATTGGGTTTCTATCCGGTCTGGAGAAATGCCTATGGCCCCAAGGTCATCATTCTTCCAGAAGCATCAGCAGAAACCACCTTTGAGTTCTTTGCAAGCGGGTTGGTTGACACCATTTACTGTCAATCCAGCTCAGTCAACAGTCAATTCAGGCTGTTTCCAAGCAAGGTTTTAGAGACTTTCAAGACTTTCTCAGTTAGAGTCGTCAAAGACAATCCTATGTTCGTCAAGTGTTACAGCACTTATCCTGCCTTTCTTTTGGAGGGGGAGGATGAGTCAATTTTGAAGCATTCACACTGCTTAGCAAGCATTGGGAGGAGCAACATGAACTTCCCACCAATTGATCAAGTACCTTTGGAGGCTTTAGATGAGGAGCAGCGCCACTCGTTCTATGTTACTAATTATGTAGGACTTTGCAGGCGTCTCCAGAATTTGAAGCTTCAGACTAAGGTCAACTACAAGTCGGCCACGACTCTCATCGTGTCCAGTCCTTCGAAGCCAAACTACAAGATGTCGCCCCAACATGAAAAGGCGATTATAGAGTTCGAGAGGCCCATCATAGACCTCGATGCATGCAAGCCTAGAGTTCAACAAGAGGTTTGTAGCATGATCAATGGAAGCAACGGCGACTGGGTCGGCAATCACAAATGTAATCTTTGCAGCCCAAAGCCCGCCGAATTAGAAGAAGCTAAGGAGTCCAGCCCACATGAAACGGGCTCTGAAGCATCTTTGGAACTTATTGAAGAGTGACGTCCTTCCTGACGTCACATGTGAAGACAAGCAAGAAGGCGTCAGCCATGACGCCTACAAAGGAATCTTACAGCTCTCCACAGCTGTAATGTGTCGGCCACTTGGCCTGACGCGTCTGTCCTTTTTCTTTATGGCTCTGACACTCTGTTAGCTGTCATCCATTACTTTTTGCTAGTGCGCCTTTTGTCGGCcacttgcttttctttttgtagaTCTGAATCTCGACCGTTGCCTAACAATGGTTGAGATGCGTCCTCTACTCCTATATAAGGAGCTCGTCCCCGTCGGTCATAAGGGACTTAGTACAGAAACACATAGCTTAAGCTTGGACGCTCGACCTTAGTACCGCCACCGCCGCAGCCGAGGAGGGCACAGGCAAGGCATAGGTAAGGAGTTTTCCTTGTCGGTAGCTCTTGGAGGCGAGAGTATGTTGTCTATGTCTATGTTCCCGACTAGGCGTCGTTAATCCCTTCTATCcttttattcatatattcaataaaagTTTGAGGAATTATTCAGTAATCTCTTGATCTCATTATTATTCTTGTGTATGATCTGATTCAAGCTTGCAAGCTTTAAGTCTGAAGACCCAGTTCGTTCATCCTTCAAGCAAAAATCAAGGTTAGTCCTCATGGAAGATCTATATTCTGTTGTGTCTTTGCGTGATGATAGAGGCGAATATAGTACTGATATTTTGATTGAAGATGCTAAGATTTCTGAAGTCGAAAGAAATGGAGTCATTACTTTAAAAGATGGTTATGGAATCAAGCAGAAAAACCGGGGGGGAGGTTTGATGAGATTGATTAATAGAGATAGAAAGAACATCTTGTATGTTGGAAAAACCATAGAAGAATTCCCTATTAAGCTAAGAGAAGCGAAAGGTGATAGATGCCTTACTCTTGTAAACTCAGAACAAGTCAATGAAAGAatcaagaaaatgaaggaGTCTGATAGATCTAAGATAGGATGGATTCACATTAGCACTATCCAGATTTTGATTAAGTCTACCTTTAGAAGAGGTATCCATTGCCCAATTCAAATTGTAGTAATTGATAATAGAATGACCAAGAATTCAGAGAAAGTTATTGGAGTCATAACTGGAGATCTAGGTTACTCTGTAGTCAAATTCAATGTAACCTGTAATTTTGCAATCCCATTAGCATCCAGCAAATTTGATAATTCACTTGGCTTATTATTCGagttagaaagaaaggacATAATGGAAGATGCAGACATCCCTTTTAGTATTACATATGCAACCTCGTATGGCCTTAGTAATAGTCATCATAGCATAGAGTTTATAAATCAGGATAAGATCATGATAGAAGATCTGTTTGCTAGAACAAGCACTAGAATGGAGCCAATAAACAGGATGCCCTTACCATGCCTAGAAGAGTCATCTAGTCATAGATTGATTAAAGCAGCAGAAAGAATTGAGAGGATTACACCTCCTGTTACAGTCGATAGAATCATTAGAATAGAGCGAGTTCTTCAGAAGAACCAGCTAAAGCACCTAGTGTCATTATTCTGCCCCATAAAGAAGAATTGAATGAAATCAAAGAGCAGGTCAAAGAATTAAGCATTCTCACTAAGGATTTATCTAGAAGAATCTAAGACTAAGGTTCAATGGATTCTGCAGGTTCAAGTAGTAATAGGAAGAGAGCAAGAGATGAAAATGAATTCAGAATTGATGGAATCAGCCAATGGAAGAGTTATTCCCTTTTAGTCAATGATATACCAGCAAGCAGGAAATTTGAATTGATAGAAGAGATCTTTAAGCCTATAATTCATTTAAGAGGACTTCCTGATAGAGAAAAGGTCTATATTTGCAAAGCAGTAATAGATAGAGAAAAGCAAGGGATAAAATGTGGAGAAATTTGTGATGATTGCAAGCCGTACATTTTATGGAATAATGCTGATGGATATCTGTTATTATGATATTGATTCTGAGTGTCTTGTTTGCGCTCTCTTTGATTAACATTATCCCTCTGCAGGTGattttgttatgtattctTGTTTGGATATATATCATTAGAATCTTATCTGATTGATCTGTCTTTGTATAATCCGCGTGTGAAAAAATTTGGTATCAAAGACttgtttaagaaaaattaGCAGTAATCATGCTAGGATCTGGCAATATGGAAAAGATATTAAAAGAAGTAGGCTATCAAAGGAGTCTAGGAGAAACATTCAGAACGAATCCATTCTTAGATGAAAATAGTATATTCGGTTTAGCTTTTCCCAGCGAAACCTATTCTGATGGATTAGTTGCGAAGGAATGTCCTCACGGACATAAATTCCCTCATTTGAATCATACTTTCCATCCCCAGTTGAACGTTATAGTCGACCTTTTGATAGACCTCAATAAGAAGATTGCCGATAAGCATGATGAAGAACTTAGCAAGCTAAAAGAAGAATTAAAAGAAGTTATTAGTCGTTTACTAGTAATATAGAAAGAGAATTTGTTGGAAGAGTACCAACCGGTGTTGGTGCATTAGAAAAACAGCAGGAATTGAAGCATAAATTAGCTAAATTAGAGATCTGTGAT
Above is a window of Punica granatum isolate Tunisia-2019 chromosome 7, ASM765513v2, whole genome shotgun sequence DNA encoding:
- the LOC116213749 gene encoding uncharacterized protein LOC116213749, with the protein product MSWPWKKKSSDKAAVEKVAAILDSAGVTIAPTKPQADQASQELQAGLQSRKACALAIRARALRFQRGAHKRKRQLSARHLDARMEAIKQIDSIIEATLKETEALMKKVEGLKEAKETLLKTLGLCKIEDVLDKEKDKATLRQLAEEKKQAEVEKKQAEVEKYFEAAPRPKLNWAKEVEEEEARQSSTKQESPVNQEIIPPIVQEIVRSSSQSKKYYVIFNGPMPGIYDEWHKVSIHVNGVSGITHQSFKTLDEAKDALKKSDESFTAKLLAPPPAQSINRLRSLGRFPGAPSTSSAIPTIASIPTRAAFEVAQKITIDKFRERFTSLVEYKESYKQLGFYPVWRNAYGPKVIILPEASAETTFEFFASGLVDTIYCQSSSVNSQFRLFPSRVLQTFKTFSVRVVKDNPMFVKCYSTYPAFLLEGEDESILKHSHCLASIGRSNMNFPPIDQVPLEALDEEQRHSFYVTNYVGLCRRLQNLKLQTKVNYKSATTLIVSSPSKPNYKMSPQHEKAIIEFERPIIDLDACKPRVQQEVCSMINGSNGDWVGNHKCNLCSPKPAELEEAKESSPHETGSEASLELIEE